A single genomic interval of Spinacia oleracea cultivar Varoflay chromosome 6, BTI_SOV_V1, whole genome shotgun sequence harbors:
- the LOC110787549 gene encoding protein LOW PSII ACCUMULATION 1, chloroplastic — translation MAAVAQVAHFLRWEPRNFSLQNSRTKNCSTFSHQNLWFGKVSLSIYGYGCNGRRKRSYSSAVFTCSASNKPSTSSDEISSTAKIRSEVLTPFRSVRMFFYLAFIASAGLGSLIAVSQLIGALANPFRSAEVPEILKGLGIDVAAVSIFAFLYSRENKAKNAQIARLSREENLANLKVRIVNRKTIPISSLRGIARLVILAGPSSFIAESFKLSEPFTADLLERGVLVVPLTTDAELPTFEFDESEEMKEMTSKRKKLWQLLPFDISQWSKWIDAQKELANVSSDSPVYMSLRMDGRVRGSGVGYPPWGAFVAQLPQVKGLWSGLLDGMDGRV, via the exons ATGGCTGCTGTGGCCCAAGTTGCCCATTTTCTGAGATGGGAACCCCgcaatttctctctccaaaataGTAGGACTAAAAACTGCTCCACATTTTCTCACCAAAATCTGTGGTTTGGGAAGGTTTCTCTCTCTATTTATGGTTATGGCTGTAACGGTAGAAGAAAAAGAAGTTATTCTTCCGCTGTTTTTACTTGCTCTGCTTCGAATAAACCCTCTACTTCTTCAGATGAAATCAG TTCTACAGCCAAGATAAGGAGTGAAGTTCTTACTCCTTTCCGCTCTGTTCGAATGTTCTTTTATCTTGCTTTCATTGCAAGTGCTGGCTTGGGTTCATTAATAGCTGTATCACAACTGATTGGCGCTCTAGCAAATCCATTCAGATCAgctgaagtacctgaaattcTCAAGGGTCTTGGCATAGATGTAGCCGCAGTTTCTATCTTTGCCTTTCTATATAGTAGAGAGAACAAGGCAAAGAATGCACAGATAGCCAGACTTTCAAGAGAAGAGAACCTTGCTAATCTTAAGGTCCGTATTGTTAATCGGAAGACCATTCCAATTAGCTCATTAAGAGGTATTGCTCGCCTTGTTATTCTTGCTGGTCCTAGCTCCTTTATTGCCGAGTCCTTTAAGCTTAGTGAACCTTTCACTGCGGATCTTTTGGAAAGAGGGGTACTTGTGGTTCCGCTTACAACTGATGCAGAGCTACCTACGTTTGAATTTGATGAGAGTGAAGAAATGAAGGAGATGACAAGTAAAAGGAAGAAGCTTTGGCAGTTGCTTCCTTTTGATATTTCTCAATGGTCCAA ATGGATAGATGCACAGAAGGAGTTAGCAAATGTCTCTTCTGATTCTCCAGT GTATATGTCCCTACGCATGGATGGCCGTGTTCGTGGAAGTGGAGTTGGTTACCCGCCATGGGGTGCTTTTGTGGCACAGCTACCGCAGGTAAAGGGTTTGTGGTCGGGCCTTCTTGATGGTATGGATGGGCGAGTTTGA
- the LOC110787548 gene encoding photosystem I reaction center subunit IV, chloroplastic, whose product MASIASSVAVRLGLTQVLPNKNFSSPRSTRLVVRAAEEAAAAPAAASPEGEAPKAAAKPPPIGPKRGSKVRIMRKESYWYKGVGSVVAVDQDPKTRYPVVVRFNKVNYANVSTNNYALDEIQEVA is encoded by the exons ATGGCTAGCATTGCATCATCAGTAGCTGTTAGGCTTGGGCTAACACAAGTGTTGCCCAACAAAAACTTCTCATCTCCAAGGAGCACTAGGCTTGTTGTCCGGGCTGCTGAAGAGGCTGCTGCTGCACCCGCTGCCGCATCGCCCGAAGGTGAAGCACCCAAAGCTGCTGCTAAGCCACCACCAATTGGCCCCAAGAGGGGTTCTAAG GTGAGAATCATGAGAAAGGAATCATACTGGTACAAGGGTGTTGGCTCAGTGGTTGCTGTTGATCAG GATCCAAAAACAAGATATCCAGTTGTGGTGAGATTCAACAAGGTGAATTACGCGAATGTATCAACCAACAACTACGCACTGGATGAGATTCAAGAAGTTGCATGA